In one Magallana gigas chromosome 7, xbMagGiga1.1, whole genome shotgun sequence genomic region, the following are encoded:
- the LOC105323783 gene encoding intraflagellar transport protein 172 homolog: protein MQLKHLKNVLPPQDGAAKVCCIAWAPSNQKMAVCTSDRVILLFDEQGEKRDKFSTKPADSKYGKRSYTVKGLAFSGDSTKIAVGQTDNIIFVYKIGEEWGDKKVICNKFVQQSAVTCLIWPPDQPIVFGLADGKVRAANIKTNKSSTIYGTESYVVSLASNPSGKGFLSGHADGAIVRYFFDDEGSGDSQGKISTHPCPPYALAFSQNSIVAAGCDKRIIAYGREGRSFQHFDYSREEDEHEFTCAVSSPSGQSIVIGSFDKLRVLNWSPRRQMWDEPKLKEIPHLYTITALAWKKDGSRVTCGTLCGGVEIFDCCLKRTIYKNKFEMTHVGLSQVIVKNLSSGQRVVLKSHYGYEIDEVRIMGKDRYLVAHTSDTILLGDLQNNKLSEIPWQGSGGNEKYYFDNESVCMIFNAGELALIEYGANEVLGCVRTEFMNPHLISVRLNERKQRGVEDNKKIAYLLDLKTIAIMDLITGVTIGQVSHESKIDWLELNETGRKILFRDKRMRLNLYDIESQHRTTILNYCSYVQWVPGSDVVVGQNRGNLCIWYNIDAPERVTMFPIKGDIVDLEKADGKTDVVVQEGVQTVSYTLDEGLIEFGTAIDDGDFERAVSFLETLEMSAETEAMWKTLSKLALEDRQLHIAERCFSALGDIAKARYMKETFRLAEEISKTKGGDGFNHYKVRARLAIMEKRFKEAESIYLEQNHVDEAMEMYQEMHMWDEAIEVAEAKMHPELENLKRSYYQWLMNTGQEEAAGELKEKEDDHLAAINLYMKAGLPARAARVATSREELMSNSELISRIASALIKGELYERAGDLYEKIKDTARAMECYKKGHAFRRAVDLARYAFPAEVVKLEEHWGDYLSSQKQLDAAINHYIEAGATSKAVEAAIQSRQWLKAVQILEIQDSSMSAKYYKQIADHYASIGEYEKAEQYYVEAGSTREAVDMYNNAGKWEMAHKLASTYMKSDDVSTLYISQARQLESQAKFKEAERLYVAVQEPDLAITMYKKHKMYGDMIRLVKVHHPDLVPDTHLHLAKELEAEGNLRQAEHHYLEAGDWKAAVNMYRSQDMWEEAHRVAKNSGGATAAKQVAYLWAKSLGGDSAVKLLAKFGLVDAAIEYASENCAFDFAFELARLANKNKLPEIHLKHAMFLEDEGRFHEAEAEFIKAAKPKEAVLMYVHNQDWDSAQRVAEQSDPDSVADVLVGQARFAFEEKEYAKAESYLLRAQRPELAVKYYKDSAMWQDALRVCKEYIPHKLQHLQDEYEREMADKGGQSGIEAMVRQAREWESSGEYARAVECYLKVTTNLTDDRNVLERCWMKAGDIAVKFLGQERAQTVAEIAGPRLAEIRKFEQAAELYLNVDLIKDAIDMFIAAEEWNKAKRVAKELEPRLEAYVDERYKDSLKNQGKAEQLASVDVVGALDMYIEKGEWEKCLETAAQQNAKVLHKYAALYATHLIKNNDSRKALDIYVKYGAPANAQNFNIYKRIFSDVINMRGLDKPEAYHTWGELRDVMFDLVDNMSKGSDANTPPHAEFESLLLIAHYYANRSAFQPHKSLEELATKIAISLLRHTDIIPADKAFYEAGMMCRSVGWENAAFVFLNRYLDISEAIEEGSLDMLDHSDFQDTDIPFEIPLPEKPYLTNQQHEEVKEWVLAVSMDQKVEQVLPRDERNCYEASLIAPDTGIRSQPCVVTGYPVLKSPMEFKSPGKVANKDDWNKLIMAAKVSHSPELNDVLKFIGVWCGSTPNPSYSFQ from the exons ATGCAGTTGAAACATTTGAAGAATGTGCTTCCACCACAG GATGGAGCTGCAAAAGTATGTTGTATTGCTTGGGCACCAAGTAACCAGAAGATGGCAGTTTGTACGTCAGATCGAGTCATCTTGTTATTTGATGAACAAGGAGAGAAAAGAGATAAGTTTTCTACCAAACCAGCAGATTCAAAG TATGGGAAAAGGAGCTACACTGTGAAAGGGCTGGCATTTTCTGGAGACTCTACAAAAATAGCTGttggacagacagacaacatcatttttgtttacaaaattggCGAAGAATg GGGAGATAAGAAGGTGATTTGTAACAAGTTTGTTCAGCAGAGTGCTGTAACCTGCCTGATCTGGCCCCCTGACCAACCTATTGTGTTTGGACTTGCAGATGGAAAG GTGCGAGCAGCCAACATAAAAACCAACAAATCCTCTACCATCTATGGAACTGAGTCTTATGTTGTGTCTCTGGCTTCAAA TCCTTCAGGGAAAGGCTTCCTGTCAGGACATGCTGATGGTGCCATTGTACGGTACTTCTTTGATGATGAGGGGTCTGGGGATTCTCAG GGCAAGATCAGCACACACCCATGTCCTCCGTATGCATTGGCCTTTTCTCAGAACTCTATTGTCGCTGCCGGATGTGACAAGAGGATCATCGCGTATGGACGTGAAGGCCGAAGCTTTCAGCATTTTGATTACAGTCGCGAGGAAGATGAACATGAATTTACCTGTGCTGTCTCCAGTCCAAGTGGCCAGTCCATTGTCATTGGGAGTTTTGACAA GCTGAGAGTGCTGAATTGGAGTCCCAGAAGACAGATGTGGGATGAACCAAAACTGAAGGAGATCCCTCATCTCTACACTATCACTGCTCTGGCATGGAAAAAAGATGGCTCCAGGGTTACCTGT GGTACCCTATGTGGAGGGGTGGAGATCTTTGATTGCTGTCTGAAGAGAACTATCTACAAGAACAAGTTTGAGATGACCCATGTTGGACTTAGTCAG GTGATTGTGAAAAATTTGTCCAGTGGACAAAGAGTGGTACTGAAGTCCCACTATGGCTATGAAATTGATGAGGTTAGAATCATGGGCAAAGACCGTTACTTGGTGGCCCACACCTCAGACACCATCCTACTGGGAGACCTGCAGAACAACAAGCTCAGTGAG ATTCCATGGCAAGGTTCAGGAGGAAATGAAAAATACTACTTTGACAATGAAAGT GTGTGTATGATCTTCAATGCCGGCGAGCTGGCTCTGATTGAGTATGGAGCCAATGAGGTTTTGGGGTGTGTGAGGACCGAGTTCATGAACCCTCACCTGATCAGTGTGAGGCTGAACGAGCGGAAGCAGAGAGGCGTGGAGGACAACAAGAAGATCGCCTACTTACTGGACCTTAAGACCATCGCTATCA TGGACTTGATAACTGGAGTGACCATCGGACAAGTGAGCCATGAGTCTAAGATTGACTGGCTAGAG TTGAATGAAACTGGAAGGAAGATACTTTTCCGAGACAAAAGGATGAGG ttaaACCTCTATGATATTGAATCACAGCACAGAACAACCATCTTGAACTACTGCTCCTATGTACAG TGGGTGCCAGGAAGTGATGTGGTTGTTGGTCAGAATCGTGGGAACTTGTGCATCTGGTACAACATCGATGCCCCTGAAAGAGTGACTATGTTCCCAATCAAG GGGGATATTGTTGATCTGGAGAAGGCAGATGGTAAGACCGACGTAGTGGTACAGGAGGGGGTCCAGACCGTCTCCTACACGCTGGATGAGGGACTCATCGAGTTCGGCACAGCTATAGATGATGGCGACTTTGAAAG GGCTGTGTCGTTTTTGGAGACACTAGAAATGTCGGCAGAAACTGAGGCCATGTGGAAAACTCTGAGTAAGCTTGCATTGGAGGACAGGCAACTGCATATCGCAGAAAG aTGTTTTTCTGCACTTGGTGACATTGCAAAAGCCCGTTACATGAAAGAGACCTTTAGACTTGCAGAGGAAATATCAAAAACCAAA GGAGGAGATGGTTTTAACCACTACAAGGTCAGAGCAAGACTGGCTATCATGGAAAAAAGATTCAAAGAAGCTGAGAGCATTTACCTTGAACAG AATCATGTGGATGAAGCTATGGAGATGTACCAAGAGATGCACATGTGGGATGAAGCCATAGAGGTGGCTGAGGCTAAG ATGCACCCAGAGCTAGAGAATCTGAAGAGGAGCTATTATCAGTGGTTGATGAACACGGGACAAGAGGAGGCTGCGGGAGAA ctcaaagaaaaagaagatgaccACCTAGCTGCCATTAACCTGTACATGAAGGCGGGTCTACCAGCCAGAGCCGCCCGGGTGGCCACCAGCAGAGAG GAGCTGATGTCCAATTCTGAGCTGATTTCAAGAATTGCCTCTGCTTTGATTAAAGGAGAGCTGTATGAAAGA GCAGGAGATTTATATGAAAAGATTAAAGACACAGCAAGAGCAATGGAATGTTACAAGAAGGGACATGCCTTCCGTAGAG CTGTGGACTTGGCTCGCTATGCCTTCCCTGCAGAAGTTGTGAAACTGGAGGAGCATTGGGGAGACTACTTGTCCTCTCAGAAACAGCTGGACGCTGCCATCAACCACTACATTGAGGCAGG GGCCACATCCAAAGCAGTGGAAGCTGCCATACAATCCCGACAGTGGCTCAAGGCTGTCCAGATCCTGGAAATACAAGACTCGTCCATGTCGGCCAAATACTACAAACAGATCGCTGACCATTACGCCTCCATTGGTGAATACGAG AAAGCGGAGCAGTATTATGTTGAGGCTGGTTCCACCCGAGAGGCTGTGGACATGTACAATAATGCTGGGAAATGGGAGATGGCACATAAG CTGGCATCTACATACATGAAGTCTGATGATGTATCCACACTGTACATATCACAAGCTCGTCAACTAGAAAGTCAGGCAAAGTTCAAAGAGGCAGAAAG GTTATATGTAGCAGTTCAGGAGCCTGACTTGGCTATTACAATGTACAAGAAGCACAAGATGTATGGGGACATGATACGATTGGTGAAGGTCCACCATCCAGACCTGGTGCCAGACACTCATCTACACCTGGCTAAG GAGTTAGAGGCTGAGGGAAACCTGCGCCAGGCAGAGCACCACTACCTGGAGGCTGGGGACTGGAAAGCTGCCGTCAACATGTACCGGTCCCAGGATATGTGGGAGGAGGCACACAGG GTTGCTAAGAACAGTGGAGGGGCCACTGCAGCCAAACAAGTGGCCTACTTATGGGCCAAGAGTCTGGGAGGAGATTCTGCTGTCAAACTGTTGGCCAAGTTTGGTCTGGTGGATGCAGCTATTGAGTATGCTTCAGAAAACTG tGCATTTGACTTTGCATTTGAGCTTGCTCGCCttgcaaacaaaaacaaattacctGAGATCCACCTGAAGCACGCCATGTTCCTGGAGGATGAGGGGAGGTTTCATGAGGCTGAGGCCGAGTTCATCAAGGCTGCAAAACCAAAGGAAGCAGTCCTTAT GTATGTACACAACCAGGACTGGGACTCTGCCCAGAGAGTTGCCGAGCAGAGTGATCCTGACTCGGTCGCTGATGTCCTCGTGGGACAGGCTCGCTTTGCCTTTGAGGAGAAAGAATATGCCAAAGCAGAGTCCTATCTGCTGCGGGCCCAGAGGCCAGAGCTGGCTGTCAAATACTATaag GATTCTGCCATGTGGCAAGATGCTCTAAGAGTATGCAAAGAATATATTCCACACAAATTACAACATCTTCAAGATGAATATGAGAGAGAAATGGCTGACAAAGGAGGCCAAAG tGGAATTGAGGCCATGGTGCGACAGGCCCGTGAGTGGGAGTCCTCGGGAGAGTATGCCCGGGCGGTGGAGTGTTACCTCAAGGTCACTACCAACCTCACTGACGATAGGAACGTCCTAGAGAGGTGCTGGATGAAG GCTGGTGATATAGCTGTGAAATTCTTGGGACAAGAAAGAGCTCAGACAGTAGCTGAGATTGCTGGACCAAGACTAGCCGAGATCAGGAAGTTTGAACAG GCTGCAGAGCTGTATCTGAATGTTGACCTGATTAAGGATGCCATTGACATGTTTATTGCTGCTGAGGAGTGGAACAAGGCCAAGCGAGTGGCAAAGGAGTTAGAACCCAG ATTGGAGGCCTATGTTGATGAGCGGTATAAAGACAGTCTCAAAAACCAAGGAAAGGCAGAGCAG CTGGCCAGCGTTGATGTGGTGGGTGCTTTGGATATGTACATTGAGAAAGGAGAGTGGGAGAAATGTTTGGAAACAGCAGCTCAACAG AATGCCAAAGTTCTGCACAAGTATGCTGCACTGTATGCCACTCATCTAATAAAGAACAATGATAGCCGGAAAGCTCTGGATATTTACGTCAAGTATGGAGCACCAGCCAATGCCCAG AACTTCAATATATACAAGAGGATATTCAGTGATGTTATAAACATGAGAGGCTTGGACAAACCAGAGGCATACCACACTTGGGGAGAGCTCAGAGATGTCATGTTTGACTTG GTTGACAACATGAGTAAGGGCTCAGATGCCAACACCCCTCCTCATGCCGAGTTTGAGAGTCTGTTGTTGATTGCCCATTATTACGCTAACCGGTCGGCTTTCCAGCCTCACAAATCCCTAGAAGAATTGGCCACAAAAATAGCCATCAGCCTACTGAGGCACACCGACATCATTCCAGCAGACAAAGCCTTCTACGAGGCAGGAATGATGTGCAGG agcGTTGGATGGGAGAATGCAGCTTTTGTTTTCTTGAACAGATATCTAGACATCTCTGAG GCTATAGAGGAAGGGTCTCTGGACATGTTAGATCACAGTGATTTTCAGGATACAGACATTCCATTTGAAATCCCTCTTCCAGAAAAGCCGTATTTAACT AACCAGCAGCATGAGGAAGTCAAGGAGTGGGTGTTGGCCGTGTCCATGGATCAGAAAGTGGAGCAGGTGCTCCCCAGGGACGAGAGGAACTGTTACGAGGCCTCCCTGATAGCTCCAGACACCGGCATTCGCTCTCAACCATGTGTGGTCACAG GATATCCTGTATTGAAAAGTCCAATGGAGTTCAAAAGTCCAGGCAAAGTAGCTAACAAGGATGACTGGAATAAACTCATCATGGCTGCAAAG GTATCTCACAGTCCCGAGCTGAACGATGTGCTGAAGTTTATTGGTGTGTGGTGCGGATCCACACCAAATCCCAGCTACTCATTCCAGTAA